One part of the bacterium genome encodes these proteins:
- a CDS encoding M20 family metallo-hydrolase, whose translation MWNEADFKRIREQIGRLEPEMVEMQRRLVALPAISPVSGGEGEKAKVEYLAELLRSWKLEVTEYRAPDERVPCGYRPSLTARLRGRKQRPVLWLMTHVDVVPAGPRDLWQSEPFEARVEGGRVYGRGTEDNQQEMVASCFAVKALLDLGLVPQTDVVLMLVADEENGSDYGVGWLLEHHDLCKPDDIVVVPDAGNEAGTLLEVAEKSIAWVKFTTLGRQAHGSTPHHGNNAHRAGARLLLRLDEQLHERYNGKDGLFSPPISTMEPTKKEANVPNVNTIPAEDVFYFDCRMLPQYKLTDLLEDMKRIAAGVAAEFKVDIKVEPVQMAQAAPPTSPDAPVVRMLADAVRNVYGGEPFTQGIGGGTVAALFRRRGIPAVVWGRNEGQAHKPNEYSVIADMVGNAAVYAHLMGQ comes from the coding sequence ATGTGGAACGAAGCTGATTTCAAGAGAATCCGAGAGCAGATTGGGCGGCTTGAGCCGGAGATGGTCGAGATGCAGCGCCGGCTGGTCGCGCTGCCGGCTATCAGTCCGGTATCAGGCGGTGAGGGCGAGAAAGCCAAGGTCGAGTACCTGGCCGAGCTGCTGCGGTCGTGGAAGCTTGAGGTTACCGAGTACCGAGCGCCGGACGAACGTGTGCCGTGCGGCTATCGTCCAAGCTTGACCGCCCGGCTGAGAGGCCGAAAGCAACGGCCCGTGCTCTGGCTGATGACACACGTCGATGTCGTGCCGGCCGGACCGAGGGACCTGTGGCAGAGCGAACCGTTCGAGGCACGGGTCGAAGGCGGCCGCGTCTACGGCCGCGGCACGGAGGACAACCAGCAGGAAATGGTGGCATCATGTTTCGCGGTCAAGGCGCTGCTCGACCTCGGTCTGGTTCCCCAGACGGATGTTGTCCTGATGCTGGTCGCGGATGAGGAGAACGGCTCGGACTACGGCGTGGGCTGGCTGCTGGAGCATCACGACCTCTGCAAGCCCGACGACATCGTAGTCGTGCCGGACGCCGGGAATGAGGCGGGCACGCTGCTCGAGGTCGCGGAGAAGTCGATTGCGTGGGTGAAGTTCACAACCCTCGGCCGGCAGGCGCACGGCTCGACGCCGCATCACGGCAACAACGCACATCGGGCCGGCGCGCGTCTGCTGCTGCGGCTCGACGAGCAACTGCATGAACGCTACAACGGGAAGGACGGCCTGTTCTCGCCTCCGATTTCAACCATGGAGCCAACCAAGAAGGAGGCGAACGTCCCGAACGTCAACACGATTCCCGCCGAAGACGTCTTCTACTTCGACTGCCGGATGTTGCCGCAGTATAAGTTGACCGATTTGCTGGAAGACATGAAGCGCATCGCCGCCGGGGTTGCGGCCGAGTTCAAGGTTGATATCAAGGTTGAGCCGGTCCAGATGGCGCAGGCGGCGCCGCCGACGTCACCTGACGCTCCGGTCGTCCGGATGCTGGCTGATGCGGTCCGCAACGTCTACGGTGGCGAGCCCTTCACGCAGGGAATCGGCGGCGGCACGGTGGCAGCGCTGTTCCGCCGGCGCGGTATACCGGCAGTCGTGTGGGGCCGCAACGAGGGACAGGCTCACAAGCCCAACGAGTACTCGGTCATTGCCGACATGGTAGGCAACGCCGCGGTCTATGCTCACCTGATGGGGCAGTAG
- a CDS encoding VWA domain-containing protein, with the protein MGFSAPSLLPLAALAAIPVVIHILSRLRLRRAEFPSLLLLTTVRRERFSWLRLKELLLLIFRTLALLALLLALARPYVRHRLPGLGRSNDLIVVLDDSYSMGPQWQRAIAAARELIGSLGPGRRAALARASDQLPVSGLQWQTPGTLLPVLDSLKPSYSAAILEPALRRAVEFARPAHADVAVVTDLQARAMPSNWRPPADVPVLLAAVAPPDADNAGVTRLYTEERFPVAGRATRIKADFANYGPHPATRTAVLTLGDHHEEQAVAIKPHSSATVTFETALTDSGYHVAKVELRGDSLEADNTRWLAAYQPQRISVLVVESPAAPARYLVDALGADSSSVFSLTTVAATDFGRYDPRRFGAVVVTDAAALSRPDWTRLDFFLQSGGSALVMFGNAPADSSLLAGRIRFHGLSQPAGFVSVVSVDTTHPVMDIIGAAGLSSARFFTHARLDPAGARVLARLSDGEPLMLDAENGRLVLWAFTAVPDFTDLVFKAPFVPLLHRTLLYLTSGPLRAEYLVGDTIHAPVSGSGPVTVSTPAGRLSQTPEPGAGRAEIALTRTQQPGIYLVDDRPYAVNVLAAEGDLSPFPADSLKTLGYQVLPVSADRQSPIANRQSSDLSPVLLWLAAFAFAAELLLLAF; encoded by the coding sequence ATGGGTTTCTCAGCGCCCTCTCTCTTGCCGCTCGCCGCGCTGGCCGCGATTCCTGTCGTCATTCACATCCTCAGTCGCCTGCGGCTCAGGCGTGCTGAGTTTCCGTCGCTGCTCTTGCTCACGACCGTCCGGCGCGAACGGTTCTCGTGGCTCCGGCTGAAGGAGTTGCTGCTGCTTATCTTCCGCACACTCGCACTGCTCGCGCTGCTGCTCGCGCTGGCCCGGCCCTATGTCCGGCACCGCCTGCCCGGACTCGGCCGGTCGAACGACCTGATTGTCGTGCTCGATGACTCGTACAGCATGGGGCCGCAATGGCAGCGGGCGATTGCAGCAGCGCGGGAACTCATCGGTTCGCTGGGGCCGGGGCGACGGGCTGCGCTTGCCAGGGCGAGTGACCAGTTGCCGGTTTCCGGTTTGCAGTGGCAGACGCCGGGTACGCTGCTGCCCGTGCTTGACTCGCTGAAGCCGTCTTATTCCGCGGCGATACTGGAGCCCGCTTTGAGGCGTGCGGTCGAGTTCGCCCGGCCCGCACACGCTGATGTCGCGGTCGTTACCGACCTGCAGGCCCGCGCGATGCCCTCCAACTGGCGACCGCCGGCTGACGTACCGGTCCTGCTCGCCGCGGTCGCTCCGCCGGATGCGGACAACGCGGGCGTTACCCGGCTCTACACCGAGGAACGTTTCCCGGTCGCGGGCCGGGCGACGCGCATCAAGGCTGACTTCGCCAACTACGGCCCGCACCCGGCAACGCGTACCGCGGTTCTGACCCTCGGTGACCACCACGAGGAGCAGGCCGTCGCCATCAAGCCGCACTCGTCCGCGACCGTGACCTTTGAGACCGCGCTCACCGATTCCGGGTATCACGTCGCGAAGGTGGAACTGCGCGGCGATTCGCTCGAAGCGGACAACACGCGCTGGCTCGCGGCATACCAGCCGCAGCGCATCTCGGTGCTAGTGGTGGAATCGCCCGCCGCCCCGGCGCGGTATCTGGTCGACGCGCTTGGTGCGGACTCTTCGTCGGTCTTCAGTCTGACCACAGTTGCCGCGACCGATTTCGGCCGCTACGACCCGCGCCGGTTCGGGGCAGTCGTCGTCACCGATGCTGCCGCGCTCAGCCGACCCGACTGGACTCGGCTCGACTTCTTCCTTCAGTCCGGCGGCTCGGCCCTGGTGATGTTCGGTAATGCTCCCGCGGATTCGTCGCTGCTGGCCGGACGCATCCGGTTTCACGGATTGTCGCAACCCGCCGGATTCGTCTCGGTTGTCTCGGTGGACACGACCCATCCTGTGATGGATATCATCGGTGCTGCCGGCCTGTCGTCAGCGCGTTTCTTCACTCATGCCCGGTTGGACCCGGCCGGGGCCCGGGTTCTTGCGCGGCTATCGGATGGCGAGCCGCTGATGTTGGATGCGGAGAACGGCCGCCTCGTCCTGTGGGCGTTCACTGCCGTGCCAGACTTCACCGACCTCGTGTTCAAAGCTCCGTTCGTGCCGCTGCTCCACCGGACTCTGCTCTACCTTACCAGCGGACCGCTGCGCGCCGAGTATCTTGTCGGAGATACAATCCACGCGCCGGTCAGCGGTTCGGGTCCGGTCACGGTTTCGACGCCGGCTGGTCGCTTGAGCCAGACACCCGAACCGGGAGCCGGACGTGCCGAGATCGCGCTGACCCGGACCCAGCAACCCGGCATCTATCTGGTCGACGACCGGCCGTATGCTGTCAATGTCCTTGCCGCCGAGGGCGACCTGTCGCCTTTCCCGGCAGATTCACTCAAGACGCTTGGCTATCAGGTCCTGCCTGTTTCCGCCGATCGCCAATCGCCGATCGCCAATCGCCAATCATCCGACCTGTCTCCGGTGTTGCTCTGGCTCGCAGCATTCGCCTTCGCCGCGGAACTGCTGCTGCTGGCTTTCTAG
- a CDS encoding DUF58 domain-containing protein, whose translation MPDTTRFLKPEVVAKLKGIDLKARLVVEGFLAGLHRSPYKGFSVEFTEHRPYMPGDEPKRIDWKVYAKTDRFVIREYEEETNLRAYLVLDASGSMAYTTGKVTKLEYANCLAASLAYLLLHQKDSAGLITFSDKINTYVPPRSTPAHLNALLRQLAAVKPGGDTNIAGTFHQLAERVKRRGLVIIMSDLWDEPQAVLTALRHFRHKKHEVLVFHIQDPNEREFAFRNPVVLRDMETGRELTVDPRVLREQYQKDFDRFFATFERGCREAAIDYHRVTTDTPFDRALFSYLERRSRMR comes from the coding sequence GTGCCTGATACCACGCGCTTTCTGAAACCCGAAGTCGTCGCCAAGCTGAAGGGCATCGACCTGAAGGCGCGGCTGGTGGTCGAGGGTTTCCTCGCCGGCCTGCACCGTTCTCCATACAAGGGCTTCTCGGTCGAGTTCACCGAGCACCGGCCGTACATGCCCGGCGACGAGCCGAAGCGGATTGACTGGAAGGTCTACGCCAAGACCGACCGGTTCGTCATCCGCGAGTACGAGGAAGAGACCAACCTGCGTGCCTACCTCGTCCTCGATGCGTCGGGCTCGATGGCCTACACGACCGGGAAGGTCACCAAGCTCGAGTACGCAAACTGCCTTGCCGCGAGCCTCGCCTACCTGCTATTGCACCAGAAAGACTCGGCCGGTCTCATCACCTTCTCGGACAAGATAAACACCTACGTGCCGCCGCGCAGCACGCCTGCTCATCTGAATGCGCTCCTGCGCCAACTCGCGGCCGTGAAGCCCGGCGGCGATACGAACATCGCCGGCACCTTCCATCAACTGGCCGAACGGGTGAAGCGCCGCGGCCTCGTCATTATCATGTCGGATTTGTGGGATGAGCCGCAGGCCGTGCTGACCGCGCTGCGCCACTTCCGGCACAAGAAGCACGAGGTGCTGGTCTTCCACATCCAGGACCCGAACGAGCGCGAGTTCGCGTTCCGCAACCCGGTCGTGCTCAGGGACATGGAGACCGGCCGCGAACTGACCGTTGACCCACGCGTGCTGCGCGAGCAGTATCAGAAGGACTTCGACCGGTTCTTCGCCACGTTCGAGCGCGGCTGCCGCGAGGCCGCGATTGACTATCACCGGGTAACGACCGACACGCCGTTCGACCGAGCGCTGTTCTCATACCTGGAGAGACGCAGCCGAATGCGGTAG